From a single Anaerolineaceae bacterium oral taxon 439 genomic region:
- a CDS encoding 3-hydroxybutyryl-CoA dehydrogenase has product MTFSKVVVIGGGVLGAQIALMSAYTGHDTTLWLRSEGSIGRTQPKIERYSSLMIEDLEKAKALLGNPMGAFLYPRGLIKSWAQATAEEIDGLIAQAKDRFASLIHLELDMAKAVAGADVVIETMSEDPKAKIGVYTALKDLLPEKTILCTNSSTMLPSSFAAYTGRPEKYCALHFANTIWKNNTAEIMGHAGTDEAVFRQVVAFAAEINMVPLELHKEQPGYILNSMLVPFLNAAEALWANEVADPETIDLTWQLATSAPAGPFKILDIVGLETAYNINRMRPDVNTEGTVSYKIDHLLKAKIDRGETGVNAGKGFYDYRKQG; this is encoded by the coding sequence ATGACTTTCAGTAAGGTTGTTGTTATTGGCGGCGGCGTTCTTGGGGCGCAGATTGCGTTAATGTCCGCGTATACGGGGCATGATACGACGTTGTGGCTGCGAAGCGAGGGGTCGATCGGTCGTACCCAACCGAAAATCGAGCGTTATTCAAGCCTGATGATCGAGGATCTGGAGAAGGCGAAGGCTCTTCTTGGGAATCCGATGGGCGCTTTTTTGTATCCGCGCGGGCTGATTAAAAGCTGGGCTCAGGCGACCGCGGAAGAAATCGACGGGCTCATCGCGCAGGCGAAGGATCGGTTCGCGAGCCTGATTCACCTTGAACTCGATATGGCGAAGGCGGTTGCCGGCGCCGACGTTGTGATTGAAACGATGTCGGAGGATCCGAAGGCCAAGATCGGCGTTTACACGGCGCTGAAGGACCTGCTTCCGGAGAAGACGATTCTCTGCACGAATTCTTCGACGATGCTTCCCAGTTCGTTCGCCGCGTATACGGGACGTCCGGAAAAATACTGCGCGCTGCATTTCGCGAATACGATCTGGAAAAATAACACGGCTGAAATCATGGGTCATGCGGGAACGGACGAGGCTGTATTCAGGCAGGTCGTCGCTTTCGCGGCGGAAATCAATATGGTTCCGCTGGAGCTCCATAAGGAACAGCCCGGCTATATCCTGAACTCGATGCTGGTGCCGTTCCTGAACGCGGCGGAGGCGCTTTGGGCGAACGAAGTCGCCGATCCGGAAACGATCGACCTCACCTGGCAGCTGGCTACCAGCGCGCCCGCCGGTCCGTTTAAGATTCTCGACATTGTAGGTCTTGAAACTGCGTATAACATTAATCGTATGCGCCCGGACGTGAATACGGAGGGAACGGTCAGCTATAAGATCGATCACCTTCTGAAAGCGAAAATAGATCGGGGCGAGACCGGGGTCAACGCCGGGAAAGGTTTCTACGATTACCGGAAGCAGGGGTAG
- a CDS encoding integrase, whose translation MKTITQILRFRESMVKYCEKHGVSETARKYKVSRPTVYRWMKRYDGTQDSLRDFSHKPKSHPNQHTEEELKLIHNMRKRNPHAGLVVFWVKLRQRGYTRTITGLYRILCKSGKMAIKVKNPKYIPKTYEAMQYPGQRVQIDVKHVPAACIASDSFGSKKYYQYTAIDEYSRFRYVEGFDELSTFSSAVFLENMLKAFKFKVECVQTDNGTEFTNRFTSNRDRPTLFEQLLKQRGIVHKLIRPYTPRHNGKVERSHRKDNEYFYATHRFYSLNDFKKQLKVHNHWYNNFPMRPLAWLSPSQFLKIHLSNL comes from the coding sequence ATGAAAACGATAACACAAATTCTTAGATTCAGGGAGTCCATGGTAAAGTATTGTGAAAAGCATGGAGTTAGTGAAACAGCAAGAAAATACAAGGTCAGCCGCCCAACTGTATACAGATGGATGAAACGGTATGACGGGACACAAGATTCTTTGCGGGATTTCTCTCATAAACCTAAAAGTCATCCGAATCAGCATACAGAAGAAGAGCTCAAGCTGATTCATAACATGCGAAAACGGAATCCTCATGCCGGATTAGTCGTATTCTGGGTAAAACTGCGCCAGCGAGGGTATACCCGCACCATTACAGGTTTGTACCGCATCCTCTGTAAAAGTGGAAAAATGGCGATCAAGGTCAAAAATCCAAAATATATTCCTAAGACATACGAAGCGATGCAATATCCGGGACAACGCGTTCAAATTGATGTCAAGCACGTTCCTGCCGCTTGTATTGCTTCTGATTCATTCGGAAGTAAGAAATACTACCAATATACTGCTATCGATGAATATTCTCGCTTTCGTTACGTTGAAGGCTTCGATGAGCTGAGTACCTTTTCCTCTGCTGTCTTCCTGGAGAATATGCTTAAAGCCTTCAAATTCAAGGTTGAATGCGTTCAAACAGATAACGGTACCGAATTCACAAACCGATTTACCTCGAATCGCGATCGCCCCACGCTGTTTGAGCAGCTGCTCAAACAGCGTGGCATCGTCCACAAACTCATTCGTCCCTATACCCCTCGTCATAACGGTAAGGTCGAACGTTCACACCGTAAAGATAATGAGTACTTTTACGCAACTCATCGCTTCTATTCGCTAAACGATTTTAAGAAACAACTGAAGGTTCATAACCATTGGTACAACAATTTCCCGATGCGTCCTCTCGCCTGGCTTTCCCCTTCTCAGTTCCTTAAGATTCATCTTTCAAACTTGTAA
- a CDS encoding 3-isopropylmalate dehydratase small subunit, producing the protein MKAFTTLTSTVLNLPVDHIDTDQIIPARFLKTTEKTGFGENAFHDWRYRPDGTENPDFAMNREPGRSAKILFTGDNFGCGSSREHAPWAILQAGFDVVIARGFADIFSNNSRKNGLLLITLPENSYHELKLALAEDGGKRMTVDLPAQAIAYGSLRLSFKIDSFYKMCLLQGLDDFGYILKNADAIRAFELKNGKR; encoded by the coding sequence ATGAAGGCGTTTACGACGTTGACTTCGACGGTTCTGAACCTGCCGGTGGATCATATCGACACGGATCAGATCATCCCGGCGCGTTTCCTGAAGACGACGGAGAAGACCGGATTCGGCGAAAACGCGTTTCATGATTGGCGCTATCGCCCCGACGGAACGGAGAACCCGGATTTCGCGATGAATCGCGAGCCGGGACGATCGGCGAAAATTCTTTTTACCGGCGATAATTTCGGCTGCGGAAGCTCGCGGGAACATGCTCCCTGGGCGATTCTTCAGGCTGGCTTCGACGTCGTTATCGCGCGCGGATTCGCCGATATTTTCAGCAACAACAGTCGTAAAAACGGATTATTGCTGATAACGCTGCCAGAGAATTCGTATCATGAGCTGAAATTGGCGCTGGCGGAAGACGGCGGGAAACGGATGACGGTGGATCTCCCGGCGCAGGCGATCGCCTATGGCTCGCTTCGGCTGTCGTTCAAAATCGATTCGTTTTATAAAATGTGCCTGCTCCAGGGGCTGGACGATTTCGGGTACATCCTGAAAAACGCGGACGCGATCCGCGCGTTTGAGTTGAAAAATGGAAAACGATAG
- a CDS encoding 6-phosphofructokinase yields the protein MGLCVGMLTSGGDCQGLNSAMRGVAKRLYEADRDTRVIGFTDGYAGLMNRNYREMAYSDFSGILTLGGTILGTSRQPFKTVNNPLDPEKKDGPTRAEAMIRTYKELKLDALVILGGNGSHKTAHMLSERGLNIITIPKTIDNDLAETDMTFGFQSAVNIATEVIDGIHTTATSHGRVFIIEIMGHKVGWLTLYAGIAGGADVILIPEIPYDPMAIVKAIKKREADRKRFSIIAIAEGAKSKEEAALSKADYIARITKSANLSVAYRLAALLEKMMVREIRCVVPGHFQRGGTPSAYDRVLTTALGVKAGDCILSKKFGLMMAVRNNAIVTVPLSEVANKLKAIPADHYLIETARKTGIYFGDEKTI from the coding sequence ATGGGGCTGTGCGTTGGCATGTTGACGAGCGGCGGCGATTGCCAGGGGCTGAATTCGGCGATGCGTGGCGTCGCGAAACGACTTTATGAGGCGGATCGGGATACGCGGGTTATCGGGTTTACCGACGGATACGCAGGACTGATGAATCGGAATTATCGGGAGATGGCTTATTCCGATTTTTCGGGAATCCTGACGTTAGGCGGAACGATTCTCGGAACCTCGCGGCAGCCGTTCAAAACGGTGAATAATCCGCTCGATCCGGAGAAGAAGGACGGTCCGACGCGGGCGGAGGCGATGATCCGGACGTATAAGGAGCTTAAGCTGGACGCGCTCGTTATCTTAGGCGGAAACGGGTCGCATAAAACCGCGCACATGCTTTCGGAGCGGGGCCTCAATATTATTACGATTCCCAAGACGATCGATAACGATCTGGCCGAAACGGACATGACGTTCGGGTTCCAGAGCGCGGTCAATATCGCGACCGAAGTCATTGACGGGATCCATACGACGGCGACGTCGCACGGCCGCGTTTTCATCATTGAAATCATGGGACATAAAGTCGGCTGGCTGACGCTTTACGCCGGGATCGCCGGCGGGGCCGACGTGATCCTGATCCCGGAGATTCCCTACGATCCGATGGCGATTGTTAAGGCAATTAAGAAGCGCGAAGCGGACAGGAAGCGATTTTCGATTATTGCGATTGCCGAAGGGGCGAAATCCAAAGAAGAGGCTGCGCTGTCGAAAGCGGACTATATCGCTCGGATCACGAAGTCCGCGAATTTATCGGTCGCGTACCGCTTGGCGGCGTTGCTGGAAAAGATGATGGTGCGCGAGATCCGCTGCGTCGTCCCGGGTCATTTCCAGCGCGGCGGGACGCCTTCGGCTTACGATCGCGTGCTGACGACGGCGCTGGGGGTGAAAGCCGGGGATTGTATTCTGTCGAAGAAGTTTGGCCTGATGATGGCCGTGCGGAACAACGCGATCGTCACTGTCCCGCTCAGCGAAGTCGCGAATAAGCTGAAAGCGATTCCCGCGGATCATTACCTGATCGAGACGGCGCGGAAGACCGGTATTTATTTTGGCGATGAGAAAACGATATAA
- a CDS encoding 50S ribosomal protein L21, producing the protein MKYAIVESGGKQYKAVEGQSIVVDRLEAEAGEEIVLNDVLLLVSDGAVKVGQPTVKAAKVTGKIVGEEKGPKIIVFKYRPKKHYRVKTGHRQIYTRIQIESIEG; encoded by the coding sequence ATGAAGTATGCTATCGTAGAGTCGGGCGGCAAACAGTATAAAGCTGTTGAAGGTCAATCGATCGTCGTCGATCGGTTGGAAGCCGAAGCCGGCGAAGAGATCGTCCTGAACGACGTCTTACTGCTTGTCAGCGACGGCGCGGTTAAAGTCGGTCAGCCGACTGTCAAGGCTGCGAAGGTCACCGGGAAAATCGTCGGCGAGGAAAAGGGGCCGAAGATTATCGTTTTCAAATATCGTCCGAAGAAACATTATCGCGTCAAGACTGGTCACCGCCAGATTTATACGCGTATTCAGATCGAATCAATAGAGGGGTAA
- a CDS encoding RNA degradosome polyphosphate kinase, with product MGKAAFERSAFSSKFINRELSWLEFNDRCLEEARDIENPLFERLNFISITGSNLDEFFMVRVASIHDLVKADYTVADPSGLKPQEQLERISERVHEMVRRQYSTVNRSLFPALEKEGFFIKTPDQLTEDQLKFAQRYYESTVFPVLTPLAVDAGSPFPLIANKSLNLFVMVEQPDRKLKTEGGKSFAIIQIPVVLPRIVQLPDPTGKSFILLEDLVILFINRLFSGVKVGDIARFRITRNADLEIDDEDAADLLVEIEYQLHKRQWGEVIRLEIDRDAAPAIVQELYENLKISDINVYRVPGPLDLTFFSKLPKLIGDRPDLKYPSFVPQPSPAFLRQSDIFSVLRDRDVILNHPFESFSPVIELIQQASRDPNVLAIKQTLYRVSGQSPIITALAAAAEAGKQVLVLVELKARFDEENNIQWAKKLEKAGCHVIYGLVGLKTHSKITLIVREEEDEIRRYVHLGTGNYNDITAGIYTDLGLMTSSETLGRDATDFFNMITGYSIPLGLRKLIAAPRWLREDTIFRIKQEARNAKEGKKAILVAKINSLLDPEIVETLYAASQAGVKIFLIVRGICVLRPGIRGLSENIHVRSLVGRYLEHSRIFYYYNDGSEDLFLGSADWMQRNMDRRIEVQFPIEDRDVRNRIFRILRLQLCDTDRARIMAADGTYRRVDRRKSDPLDSQTQLAIDALEAAARLTPAPKDLDRFIPRDSDSLLDPEDAL from the coding sequence CTGGGGAAGGCGGCGTTTGAGCGGAGCGCGTTTTCTTCTAAATTTATCAATCGCGAACTTAGCTGGCTGGAGTTTAATGACCGCTGCCTGGAGGAGGCGCGCGATATTGAAAATCCGTTATTTGAGCGCTTGAATTTTATCTCGATTACCGGGTCGAACCTGGACGAATTCTTCATGGTCCGCGTCGCCTCGATTCATGACCTCGTCAAGGCGGATTACACGGTGGCCGATCCGTCCGGCCTGAAGCCGCAGGAGCAGCTGGAGCGGATATCGGAGCGGGTCCATGAGATGGTCCGGCGGCAGTATTCGACCGTGAACCGGTCGCTTTTCCCCGCGCTCGAAAAGGAAGGATTTTTTATTAAAACCCCGGATCAGCTGACCGAGGATCAGCTGAAATTTGCGCAGCGATATTACGAATCGACGGTTTTCCCTGTCCTGACGCCGTTAGCGGTCGACGCCGGTTCGCCGTTCCCGCTGATCGCGAATAAGTCGCTGAATCTTTTCGTCATGGTCGAGCAGCCGGATCGGAAGCTGAAGACCGAAGGTGGAAAATCGTTCGCGATTATCCAGATCCCGGTCGTCCTTCCGCGCATCGTTCAGCTTCCGGATCCAACCGGAAAGAGTTTTATTCTTCTCGAGGATTTGGTGATCCTGTTTATCAACCGCTTATTCAGCGGCGTCAAGGTCGGCGATATCGCGCGTTTTCGGATTACCCGGAACGCCGATCTGGAAATCGACGACGAAGACGCGGCCGATTTGCTGGTAGAAATTGAATACCAGCTGCATAAACGCCAGTGGGGCGAGGTCATCCGGCTCGAAATCGATCGGGACGCGGCGCCCGCGATCGTTCAGGAGCTTTATGAAAATCTGAAAATTTCGGATATCAACGTCTACCGGGTCCCCGGCCCGCTCGATCTGACTTTCTTTTCGAAGCTTCCGAAGCTTATCGGCGACCGGCCCGACCTGAAATATCCCAGTTTCGTTCCGCAGCCGTCCCCGGCGTTCCTTCGCCAAAGCGATATTTTTTCCGTTCTCCGCGACCGGGACGTCATCCTGAATCATCCGTTCGAGAGTTTCAGCCCGGTTATCGAGCTTATTCAGCAGGCGTCGCGCGATCCGAACGTTCTGGCGATTAAGCAGACGCTCTACCGCGTCAGCGGGCAGTCGCCGATTATTACCGCGCTGGCGGCGGCGGCGGAGGCCGGGAAACAGGTCCTGGTCCTCGTTGAGCTGAAAGCGCGTTTTGACGAGGAAAATAATATCCAGTGGGCGAAGAAGCTGGAAAAAGCCGGCTGCCATGTGATTTATGGGCTGGTCGGGCTGAAGACGCATAGCAAGATCACGCTCATCGTTCGTGAAGAAGAGGACGAAATCCGCCGCTATGTTCATTTAGGAACGGGAAATTATAACGATATTACTGCCGGTATTTATACTGATTTAGGCTTGATGACCTCTTCCGAGACGCTCGGTCGGGACGCGACGGATTTCTTTAACATGATCACCGGGTATTCGATCCCGCTTGGATTGCGGAAGCTGATCGCCGCGCCGCGTTGGCTCCGGGAAGATACGATTTTCCGAATTAAGCAGGAAGCCAGAAACGCGAAGGAAGGGAAGAAAGCGATTCTCGTCGCGAAGATCAATTCGCTCCTGGATCCGGAAATTGTTGAAACGCTGTACGCCGCGTCGCAGGCGGGCGTGAAAATCTTCCTGATCGTACGGGGAATTTGCGTGCTGCGCCCCGGAATTCGCGGGCTCTCGGAAAATATCCATGTCCGAAGTCTCGTTGGCCGCTACCTTGAACATTCGCGTATCTTTTATTATTACAACGATGGGAGCGAGGACCTGTTCCTCGGGTCGGCGGACTGGATGCAGCGGAATATGGACCGGCGGATCGAGGTTCAGTTCCCGATCGAGGATCGGGACGTCCGCAACCGGATTTTCCGGATTCTCCGGCTTCAGCTCTGCGATACGGATCGGGCGCGGATTATGGCGGCGGACGGAACGTACCGGCGCGTCGACCGGCGGAAGAGCGACCCGCTCGACAGCCAGACGCAGCTGGCGATTGACGCGCTGGAGGCGGCGGCGAGGCTTACGCCTGCGCCGAAGGACCTGGATCGGTTTATTCCACGGGACTCGGACTCGCTTTTGGATCCTGAAGACGCCCTTTAA
- a CDS encoding 50S ribosomal protein L31, with product MKKGIHPDYFPEATVTCACGNTWKTGSTRKEIRTEVCNACHPFYTGQQQRMLDMEGQVDRFYRRLQARQEFIAEKQSRETSKTSPERTIESLELSKRQTEALLGAGYKTVADILADFNAGGDEKILTVDDFGQKSLIDLKKKLRSLGYEVPATQG from the coding sequence ATGAAAAAAGGAATTCATCCGGATTATTTCCCTGAAGCGACGGTAACCTGCGCCTGTGGAAATACATGGAAAACCGGTTCGACTCGTAAAGAAATCCGAACTGAAGTCTGCAATGCCTGCCATCCGTTTTACACCGGACAGCAGCAGCGTATGCTCGACATGGAAGGGCAGGTTGACCGCTTCTATCGCCGATTGCAGGCGCGGCAGGAGTTTATCGCCGAAAAGCAGTCCCGCGAAACGTCGAAGACGTCTCCGGAACGGACTATCGAATCGCTGGAGCTGTCAAAGCGCCAGACGGAAGCCCTGCTGGGAGCCGGTTATAAAACGGTTGCCGATATTTTAGCCGATTTCAACGCCGGCGGCGATGAAAAGATCCTGACTGTCGACGATTTTGGTCAAAAATCGCTGATCGACCTGAAGAAGAAGCTTCGCTCGCTCGGGTATGAAGTTCCGGCGACGCAGGGCTGA
- a CDS encoding 3-isopropylmalate dehydrogenase: protein MEMKIALFPGDGIGPEVIEAAKRVLDAVAVKRGHSIIYERFLIGGASIDRTGSALTDETIDAAKKCDSILLGAVGGPKWDCPDAAVRPEQGLLRLRKETGAFANLRPVKTYERLYAMSPIKNEVLRDADILVIRELTGGIYFGRKERGVDSSGVAWAVDELRYSAAEIERVLELAFRMARGRRRRVMSVDKANVLDSSRLWRKTANAVHERYPDVRLDHVLVDTASMRLVSNPREIDVMVTENMFGDILTDEASVLAGSMGMLPSASIGDESPGIYEPIHGSAPDIAGRGIANPLGTILSAALMLRYAFGLNDEAAAIETAVERTVGNGELPADLGGKAGTQATTDQVLAQLAAL, encoded by the coding sequence ATGGAAATGAAGATTGCGCTTTTCCCGGGAGATGGGATCGGTCCGGAGGTTATCGAGGCGGCGAAACGGGTCCTTGACGCCGTTGCCGTGAAACGGGGCCATTCGATTATCTATGAGCGGTTCCTGATCGGCGGCGCGTCGATCGACCGAACCGGATCGGCGCTGACGGACGAGACGATCGACGCGGCGAAAAAATGCGATTCGATCCTTTTAGGCGCGGTCGGCGGTCCGAAATGGGATTGTCCGGACGCGGCCGTCCGCCCGGAACAGGGGCTGCTGCGGCTGCGGAAGGAGACCGGCGCGTTCGCGAATTTACGCCCGGTGAAGACGTACGAACGGCTGTATGCGATGAGCCCGATTAAGAATGAAGTCCTGCGTGACGCGGATATTCTGGTGATCCGCGAGCTGACCGGCGGGATCTACTTCGGGCGGAAGGAGCGCGGCGTCGATTCTTCCGGGGTCGCCTGGGCTGTGGACGAGCTGCGGTATTCGGCGGCGGAGATCGAGCGCGTTTTGGAACTGGCGTTCCGGATGGCGCGCGGACGGCGGCGGCGGGTCATGTCGGTCGATAAGGCCAACGTTTTGGATTCGTCCCGTCTCTGGCGGAAGACGGCGAACGCGGTTCACGAGCGTTATCCGGATGTCCGGCTGGACCATGTTCTGGTGGATACGGCGTCGATGAGGCTGGTTTCGAATCCGCGCGAAATCGACGTGATGGTAACGGAGAACATGTTCGGGGATATCCTGACCGACGAAGCGTCCGTCCTGGCCGGGTCGATGGGGATGCTCCCGTCGGCTTCGATCGGCGATGAGTCTCCTGGTATATACGAACCGATTCATGGCTCCGCGCCGGATATCGCAGGGAGAGGAATTGCGAATCCGCTCGGCACGATCCTGAGCGCAGCGCTGATGCTGCGGTATGCGTTCGGACTGAACGACGAGGCGGCGGCGATCGAGACCGCCGTCGAGCGTACGGTTGGGAATGGCGAACTCCCGGCGGACCTGGGCGGCAAGGCCGGGACGCAGGCGACAACGGATCAGGTCTTAGCACAGCTTGCCGCGCTGTAA
- a CDS encoding 50S ribosomal protein L27 yields MAHKKGGGSSRNGRDSNSQRLGVKRFGGELVLPGSILVRQHGTKVHAGENVGCGRDYTLYAKELGFVVYETMPGGRKRVNIDPVEFVDYDEEEVTEEAE; encoded by the coding sequence ATGGCACATAAAAAAGGCGGCGGTTCCAGCCGCAACGGTCGCGACAGTAATTCTCAGCGCTTAGGTGTTAAGCGCTTCGGCGGCGAGTTGGTCCTCCCCGGCAGTATCCTGGTTCGTCAGCATGGGACGAAAGTTCATGCCGGTGAGAACGTCGGCTGTGGGCGTGATTATACGCTGTACGCGAAAGAGCTTGGTTTTGTCGTTTATGAAACGATGCCGGGCGGACGGAAGCGAGTCAATATCGATCCGGTTGAATTCGTCGATTATGACGAAGAAGAAGTTACCGAAGAAGCTGAATAA